A window from Primulina huaijiensis isolate GDHJ02 chromosome 13, ASM1229523v2, whole genome shotgun sequence encodes these proteins:
- the LOC140991577 gene encoding anaphase-promoting complex subunit 8-like: MSSKETCRTELRAAVRHLSDRGLYTASKWAAEQLMGIEQDPSEHNLSHTRFQRGSSSNRRRFRSTNAGDSSATPSAGLSYVSTPTKMAMEECDCDPIDGDIYLLAKSYFDCREYRRAAHVLRDQTGKKAVFLRCYSLYLAGEKRKEEEMIELEGPLGKSDAVNQELVSLDKELSTLHKNGTIDPFGLYVYGLVLKEKGSENIARSVLAESANNYPWNWSAWSELQVLCTISEALNSLNLNNHWMKDFFLASAFQELRMINESLAKYEYLQGTFTCSNYIQSQIAKAQYNLRKFEQVEIIFEELLRNDPYRIEDMDMYSNVLYAKECFSALSYLAHRVFLTDKYRPESCCIIGNYYSLKGQHEKSVVYFRRALKLNKNYLSAWTLMGHEYVEMKNTSAAIGAYRRAVDINCCDFRAWYGLGQAYEMMGMPFYALHYFKKSVFLQPNDSRLWIAMAQCYETEQLHMLEEAIKCYKRAANCNDREAIALHQLAKLHCELGLTEEAAFYYKKDLERMEVEEREGPNMVEALMFLAQHCKNQEKFDEAELYCARLLDYTGPEKETAKNLLQGIRHSRDVEHFPP, encoded by the exons ATGTCCTCTAAAGAAACCTGCCGTACTGAGCTTCGCGCCGCCGTCCGCCACCTCAGTGACCGTGGCCTATACACAGCTTCCAAATG GGCAGCGGAGCAATTGATGGGAATAGAACAAGACCCTTCAGAGCACAACCTGTCACATACCAGATTCCAGCGTGGCAGCTCCAGCAACCGTCGTCGCTTCCGGAGCACTAATGCCGGAGATTCCTCGGCCACCCCTTCTGCCGGGTTGTCATATGTTTCCACGCCGACAAAGATGGCGATGGAAGAGTGTGATTGTGATCCGATTGACGGTGATATCTATCTGCTGGCAAAATCTTATTTTGACTGCAGGGAGTATAGGAGGGCTGCTCATGTGCTACGGGATCAGACTGGGAAGAAAGCAGTATTCTTGCGCTGCTATTCTCTATATTTG GCGGGAGAAAAGCGAAAAGAGgaagagatgatagaacttgaggGACCTTTGGGCAAGAGTGATGCTGTGAACCAAGAACTGGTTTCTCTTGATAAAGAACTGTCAACACTGCATAAAAATGGAACAATCGACCCTTTTGGTCTCTATGTGTATGGACTTGTCCTCAAGGAGAAAGGCAGTGAGAATATCGCTAGGTCTGTGCTTGCTGAGTCTGCGAATAACTACCCTTGGAACTGGAGTGCTTGGTCTGAGCTACAAGTCTTGTGTACCATAAGTGAGGCATTAAATAGTCTTAATCTCAATAATCACTGGATGAAGGACTTTTTCCTTGCCAGCGCTTTCCAAGAACTCCGGATGATTAACGAATCCTTGGCAAAGTATGAATATTTACAAGGAACATTCACTTGTAGCAATTACATCCAATCCCAAATAGCTAAAGCTCAATATAATCTCAGGAAGTTTGAACAGGTGGAAATTATATTCGAAGAACTCTTAAGAAACGATCCTTATAGGATTGAAGATATGGATATGTATTCCAATGTTCTCTATGCCAAGGAATGTTTCTCCGCATTGAGTTATCTAGCCCACCGTGTGTTCTTGACTGATAAATACCGACCTGAGTCATGTTGTATAATCGGGAACTATTACAGTTTGAAAGGGCAGCATGAAAAGTCGGTTGTGTATTTCCGTAGGGCTCTTAAACTGAATAAGAATTACTTATCAGCATGGACTCTTATGGGCCACGAATACGTGGAGATGAAGAACACCTCAGCTGCAATTGGTGCCTATCGAAGGGCAGTAGATATAAATTGTTGTGACTTTAGAGCTTGGTATGGATTAGGCCAAGCATATGAAATGATGGGAATGCCCTTTTATGcacttcattattttaaaaaatcagtgTTCTTGCAGCCAAATGATTCTCGGTTGTGGATTGCAATGGCTCAGTGCTATGAAACTGAGCAACTTCATATGCTCGAAGAAGCCATCAAATGTTATAAACGAGCAGCAAATTGTAATGACAGGGAAGCCATTGCTTTACACCAGTTGGCAAAGCTTCACTGTGAACTAGGGCTTACCGAAGAGGCGGCATTTTATTACAAGAAGGATTTGGAGAGAATGGAGGTTGAAGAGAGGGAAGGACCAAATATGGTCGAAGCTTTGATGTTTCTTGCTCAACATTGTAAAAACCAGGAGAAATTTGATGAAGCAGAACTTTATTGCGCACGTCTTCTTGACTATACCGGGCCA GAGAAAGAGACCGCGAAGAATCTTCTTCAAGGAATAAGACACTCGAGGGATGTCGAGCATTTCCCTCCCTAA